Genomic segment of Saccharomycodes ludwigii strain NBRC 1722 chromosome VI, whole genome shotgun sequence:
TTCCTGTAAAAATGCACTTTCCATAGTATTTTAAGTGTGAACTATTTATTAGTTATTTCCTGCTTTAAAGTTTGGCCTCAACTGGTTCTGATTCCAACgcaatgatttattatagACATTTCGGTTTTAAACACAAGAAGTTTAAATGGTTTTTTCGTTTAATTTGAATTGTTCTATCCATCTTTATAATGGattgattaattttttaaaaagaaaggaaaggCGGTATCTTCGGACATTCGGATAAATacaaccaattttttttttttgtgtatCTTTGTCTacatattatatttttttattacctagatatataaatatatatttttataaaacaatATCTTGTTAAAATCTCTAAATCAAAGATAATACCAGACCACATTCATGCATAGCAATTAAAcacaagaaaaagaagaaaaaaaaaagaagaaaaaaaaaaaaaaagaaaaaaaatggatcaTTATCAAGTgtatgaaattaaaaacaacttAAGGAAATCTTCAATTGAATTATCTAAATGGAAATTAATCCAATCAGCGAAATGGTCATCCGAAGCCTTACATGGAATTATATCATTCGACCAAGAAGAAGGGCAAGAATACAAAAAAGATCATGATGATTATTCTGAAAATTGCTCGGTAGATTTATTGAGCAAATTTAACATACCGCCTTCACCAAATACTTTATTCACCAAAAACTTTGCAGATACTGCCAGTAACAAAactaacaacaaaaatgaagaaCAATACACAAGCATTACAAATAAGGGTACTGCTGATATTCCATTAACTCAGGAAGAAGAGGATTTGTATCAATATGCATCATCTTTGTTTGATTGTAGGGAGTTCGATCGTTGCGTCTCGGTTTTGAGCAAAGCAAAACATCCAagactaatttttttaaaactatacACAACATATTTGTCCTGGGATAAGAAGTCACaagaaaatttggaaaatgatTTGTTACCCAACACAACAAGTAATTCGATCAATAATGTTTCTAATAAGGAGTCCACCTCAACCAGAGAAACTTCCACTAATAGTCGCGGTGGCAATCCTtctaacaacaacaacataaATTTACGATTTGGCACATCTTCTATTAGAAATTACTACGCTTCTTCCAATGACGATgaacaaaatcaaatattttataaacaagAACAGTGTTCAACTGCAATGGGAAACAGTGGTTTAAAAGTCAATATACCATCAATCCTGAAGGAATTAGACACCACATTAGAAAGAATATTAACAGCTAATGACGATGATgctagtaataaaaaaggcCAAACAACACCAAGAGTATCCTCATCTTCAGCGCTAATACGGAAAAAAGATAAGATAGGATTGGCATTATTATACTACTTGCAAGGTATACTACTGAAACTACAAGATTCTCAAGCAAAAGCTTTGCATTCGTTCTTGACATCGGTCAAATTATATCCTTATAATTGGACTTGTTGGTCTGAAATTTTGGATTGTCTTTCAAGAGCAGATGAAGCCAGCTTATTGCTTCATCATCTAAATAGGGAGATGGATCCAAATAACGTTATgttacatttttttaaagttgtaTTGTTCCAAGAATTTTGTAAAAGCAACACTGATGACTACAACTTGAATGAGGAATTTTTAAGTGATTTAAACTACTTACTAACGTTATTCCCCAATTTTGCATTTATAAAGTCAAAACAAGCGTTAATAAATTACGAATATATGGATTACATAAATGCTGAACAAATATTTGACGATATCGTTAAAAGGGATCCGTATAGGTTGGAAGACCTAGATACCTATTCCAATATCTTGTACGTCATGCAAAAATTCTCAAAGTTGGCTTATTTAGCACAAATGACTAGTAATATAGATAGATTTAGACCAGAAACCTGTTGTATTGTCGGAAATTACTATTCATCAAAACAGGATCATGCAAAAGCAATCATGTACTTTAGAAGAGCGTTGACTCTAAACAAGAATTATACAAATGCCTGGACATTAATGGGCCACGAGTTTgttgaattgaaaaatacacATGCGGCTATACAGGCCTATCGCAGAGCTGTAGAAATTAACACCAGAGATTATAAAGCTTGGTACGGTTTGGGTCAAGCTTATGAACTTATTGGTAGAAGATTATATtctttgtattatttacaGAAAGCATGTAGTTTGAAACCGTTTGACAAAAGAATGTGGCAGAGTTTGGGCAATTGTTATGAAAAAATGGATAAGAATGAAAAAGTATATGATTCTATTAAGTGTTACGAAAGAGCTTTGCAATTAACTAATCTCAATGAATACGACAGTATGCAATTATCTTACAAGTTGGCAGAattgaatttgaaaatagatAACATGGTTGTTTGTGAAAAGTATATGAAGAAATGTTGTAAAATAGGAGAACTTAATCATTCAAATCTTTACAGTCCAGAGTTAAACAGTGCTCGTTTATGGTTGGCTAGGCATGAAATGAGTAATAAACATTACTCTACGGCATATCAATATGCATCTGGGGTTACAGATGGTGtttcaaaagaaattgaagaGGCTAGAAATATTGCAAGGGAATGTAGAAGAATATTGGATAAGGATTGATTGGTGAAAAGAGAGGAGATAGGGAGGATAACATATGTAATAActgtttatattattattattattaacaatttaATGATCATAAATTAATGTTACGTAGAAACTTGAACTTGTGAATGGCTTTCACAAAgttgattaaaaaaaaaaaaaaaaaaaaaaaatttcatcgCGTTATTTATAACGaaaacatttcttttttaaacacATTTAacatgctttttttttttttttttttttcccttattatttgtatcgTCTTCTTGACaatgtttaataatataacaaCACAattaaagagaaaaaaaaaattttttttggtaaataacctattattattgaatcAACAAACAtagaataatatatatataataggCAATTATGCGTGGCAATATATCACCACCTCTGCCAGAGTTGGAAAATgctaattttaataatgaagatTCATCTTTTCCACCACCACCGCCGCCTGGTTTTGAACAAGAGGATACGAATGACGAAGATataccaccaccacctCCTCCTCCTGGTTTTGAACAAGAAGATGTGAATGACGAAGATataccaccaccacctCCTCCTCCTGGTTTTGAACAAGAAGACGTGAATGATGAAGATATACCACCACCCCCACCACCACCAATGTTCGAAGAGGAAGATATCACTATTCGTTTTAATAACTTACCATCTTCTTCAGCCCTTGAAGCTCAAAAGATTATCAGTAAAAATACTTCCCAGTCACTGCTTAAAGTAGAAGAAAACAATacaagaaaatttaaaacttttccTCCACCAGGTTTTGAAGAAAACCTACCTTTAGGATCcaagagaaaaaataatactaatgaaACCTCAAAAGAACAAccttcaacaaaaaaaagaaaactttttttggaaaatgaattgaataaatctaaaaaagATTGGTTAACAttacaaaaacaaagattTAGAAAAGACCTACAAAATAAAGGTATGAAAACACCTATGAAGAAACAAGGGAAAGTCATTCCCCAGAAAGTTGATCTTCCTAAAGAGCATTTAAGAAAGATTTTTAATAGTCACATAAATATGTCTGGAAAGAGGTTTAATAACGACAAGACTATCCATTTAGCGGCTTTGAAATATATGCCTCATgctgttttaaaattactTGAAAATATGCCACAGCCATGGGAAAATCAAAAGGAGGTACGTGTCTTGTATCATATAACAGGGGCTATTACATTTGTGAACGAGATACCAAGGGTTATTGAGCCAGTATATGTTGCCCAGTGGTCTACTATGTGGATAGCAAtgagaagagaaaaaagagatagacaacattttaaaagaattagatTACCCACctttgatgatgatgaaccACCAATTTTGTATGAAGAGTCAATCGAACCTTTGGAAGTTCCAGAACCCATTTTTTTAGAATTGGATCCAGAAGACGATAGGCTAGTTAGCAATTGGCTATATGATAGCAAACCATTGGTGGAAAATAGGGTAAAAGTTAATGGTTCATCCTATAAACGTTGGAAGCTTGATATACCAACATTGGCGAATTTGTATAGATTAGCTACTCCCTTGGTTAACCAGGTAAATGACcctaattattattacttattCGATAAAAAGTCCTTTATGACTTCAAAGGCGATTAATAACGCTCTTCCCGGTGGTCCAAAGTTTGAACCGTTATTTCCTCATGAAGATGATATAGATAACGAAGATTTTACTGAGTTTAACAGCATTGATCGTCTCATATTTCGTAATAAGATAAGAACCGAATATAAAATTGCGTATCCGCAATTATATATCCCGAGACCACGAAAAGTTGAGGTTATCAAATCTGGGAACCCAATATTATGTCTAGTAGAAAATGATGGAATGGATTTTTTCAGTTATGACAATCAGCTTTTGAGTGCTAtcaactttaaaaaatcgGAAAAGACACAAAGAGAACTTTTACGTAGGAAGGATGATTTTGAATTGTTTCAAGGTTTCAAACCCTTGTTGTGTGACGAAAGTTTAGAATTGCCCAATTTGGATGATGCAGTTTCATTGTATCATGCACCCTTCCCATTTAACCGAAAAAGTGGGCACATGATAAGGGCCGAGGATGCAACGTTGATGAAACATTGGTATTTACAGCACCCAGACGAAGATGACTATCCGCTAAAAGTGAAAGTTTCATATCAGAAACTGTTGAAGAATTACGTTTTAACCGAATTACACTCGAAAAAGCCCATggcacaaaaaaaaatcaaattgtTAAAGCGTTTGAGAAATACTAAATATTTCCAGCAAACTAAAATTGATTGGGTTGAAGCAGGATTACAAGTAATTAGACAAGGTCACAACATGTTAAATCTATTGATACATCGTAAAGGATTAACTTACTTGCATTTGGATtataatttcaatttgaAGCCAACCAAAACTTTGACTACAAAGGAACGTAAAAAATCAAGATTCGGTCATGCATTCCATCTAATGAGAGAAATTCTAAAGATTACTAAATTGCTAGTTGATGTTCAAGTTCAATATAGGTTGGACCAAATTGATGCATACCAACTGGCAGAtggtatttattatattttgaatcATTTGGGTCATTTAACGGGTATTTATCgttacaaatataaaatcatGCACCAGATTAGGGCATGCAAAGACTTGAAGcatgttatttattatagattcaataaaataatcgGTAAGGGGCCGGGATGCGGTTTTTGGCAGCCAGCATGGAAAGTtttggtgttttttttgagaGGTACGACCCCCTTATTGGAAAGATGGCTAAGTAATTTATTAAGCAGACAATTTGAAGGTCGTTCTAACGAGGTAGCAAAGACTACCACAAAACAGAGAGTGGACGCCTACTATGATCTAGAGTTAAGAGCTTCTGTTATGAATGATATATTGGATATGATCCCGCAGGATTTAAGACAGAGCAAGGCGAAAACAATTTTACAACATTTGGGTGAGGCATGGAGATGTTGGAAGGCAAATATACCTTGGGATGTTCCTGGAATGCCCGTtccaattaaaaatatcattgaGAGATATGTGAAATCTAAAGCGGATGGTTGGATCTCGGGTGCTCATAAAAATAGAGAACGGATAAAGAAAGGTGAGcatgttgaaaaaaatgtaataCGTAAAAATTTGGGCAGATTAACCAGATTATGGGTTAGAAATGAACAAGAACGTCAAGAGGAAATGCAACATAATGGACCATATATTTCACCAGAAGAAGCCACAGCAATATTTTCTACTATGGTTGATTGGCTATCTTCACGAGATTTTTCACCAATTCCTTTCCCGCCTTTAAACTATAAgcatgataataaaatcttGGTATTGGCGttggaaaatttaaaacaggcttacgaaaataaaagcaGGTTGGTTCAGTCAGAAAGGGAAGAGCTTGCATTGATCGAACAGGCTTATGATAATCCACATGAGACTTTGAATAGGATAAAGAAGTATTTACTTACACAACGGTCTTTTAAGCCTGTGCAAGTGAGTATGATggattattatcaatatattCAACCACTTTACACCATTGACcccattgaaaaaattacagaCGCATATTTAGATCAGTATCTATGGTTTGAGGCTGATAAAAGACAGTTGTTCCCAAATTGGATCAAACCCAGCGATTCTGAGATTCCTCAATTGTTGGTTTATAAGTGGTGTCAAGGTATTAACAACTTGCACGATATATGGAATGTCTCTGATGGTCAATCTACAGTTTTGCTAGAGACTAGCTTACAGCAACTTACTGAAAATATTGACTTCACTTTATTAAACCGTTTGCTAAGATTGATAATGGACCCTAATATGGCAGATTATATAACTGCGAAAAATAATGTCAAGATAAACTTCAAAGATATGAGTTACGTTAATAAGTATGGTCTAATTCGAGgccttttttttgcaaCATTTATCTATCAGTACTATGGTTTGATGGTTGatctattgttattaggTCCAGATAGAGCACATGAATTGGCAGGAGGTGTGGATTCGCCTAATGAATTTTTAGCGTACGAAAACCTAAACACCGAGATTAAACATCCGATAAGACTCTATTGTCGTTATTTTGACAAAATACACATTGTTTTCCGCTTAAGCGAATTGGATTCAGAGGATTTGATTAAGGATTACTTGTTGGAAAATCCAGATccaaattttgaaaatgcGGTTGGTTATAACAATAAGACGTGTTGGCCACGTGACTGTCGTATGAGATTAATGAGGCGAGATGTAAACTTAGGCAGGGCTTTATTTTGGGAATTCTCCTCGAGGTTGCCGACTTCAATAGCCACTGTTAAATGGGAGGATTCGTTTGTTTCTGTTTACAGTAAAAATAACCCCAATTTGCTATTTTCTATGTGTGGCTTTGAAGTTAGAATACTTCCAAAGAGCAGGGTCATTGAATCTAAGTCTTATGACGAAGGTGTATGGGATTTAATCAACTTTAACACCAAAGAAAGGACTGCCAAAGCTTTTTTGAGAGTTTCAGATGAGGAAATAACTAAATTTGACACAAGGATTCGTATTTTAGTAATGTCAGCTGGCTCCAATACGTTTACTAAGATTGCAGGTAGATGGAATTTGGCGTTGATAGCATTGTTTACCTATTTTAGGGAGGCTATTGTTGCCACAACCTCTCTTTTGGATATTTTGGTGAAAGCGGAAACAAGGGTGCAAAACCATGTTAAGTTAGGGTTAAACTCCAAAATGCCGACACGTTTCCCTCCAGTTGTATTTTACGCTCCCAAAGAATTGGGTGGTTTGGGTATGCTAAGTGCTTCACACATTTTGATTCCTGCTACTGATTTAACGTGGTCTAAACAAACAGATACAGGCATAACTCATTTCAGGGCTGGTATGTCACATACggatgaaaaatatatccCCACTTTATTTAGATACATCACTTCGTGGGAAAATGAGTTTTTAGATTCACAACGAGTGTGGTCCGATTATGCTGCAAAGAGGAAAGAAGCCCTTCGAGAAAATAGAAGATTGGCCTTTGAAGAGTTAGAAGATTCCTGGGATCGAGGTATACCACGTATCAGCACCttatttcaaaaagatAGGCACACTTTGGCGTATGATAAGGGGTATAGGGCCCGTACTgaattcaaaaattatcGTTTGGAGCATTCAAACTCTTTTTGGTGGACTGTTGCTAACCATGATGGCAAATTATGGAACTTGAACAGTTATCGTACGGATGTTATTCAGGCACTTGGTGGGATTGAAACTATTCTAGAGCACACGTTGTTCAAAGGTACTGGATTTACGTCCTGGGAGGGGTTGTTTTGGGAAAAGGCATCTGGATTTGAGGATTCTATGcagtttaaaaaattgacaAATGCGCAAAGAACTGGTTTAAGTCAAATTCCGAATCGACGCTTTACTTTATGGTGGTCACCTACAATTAACAGGGCCAATGTTTATGTTGGATTTTTGGTTCAGTTGGATTTGACTGGTATATTTTTGCATGGTAAGATCCCAACATTGaaaatttcattaattCAAATTTTCCGGGCCCATTTATGGCAAAAGATCCATGAGAGTATTGTTTTCGATTTATGCCAAATTTTGGATGGACAAATGGATGTTTTGGGGATAGAAGAAGTCAAGAAAGAGGTTATTCATCCACGTAAATCGTACAAGATGAATTCTTCAGCCGCTGATATTACCCTAAATAGTACAAGCATGTGGAGTGTTTCCAAACCATCACTATTAAATGAAAGTCACGATGAGTTTAATGAAATTGAATCGGACAAGTTATGGATTGATGTTCAGTTGAGATATGGAGATTACGATTCGCACGATATATCGCGATATGTTCGTTCCAAATTTTTAGATTACACTACTGACAATGTTAGTATGTATCCATCGCCTGCCGGTGTTATGATTGGTATTGATTTGGCATATAATATGTATGATGCCTATGGTAATTGGTCTAAAGGATTAAAGCCAGTAGTTCAAAATAGTATGGCTACGATTATGCGTGCAAATCCATCGTTGTATGTATTGAGAGAACGTATTCGTAAGGGGCTACAAATTTATCAATCTCAAATACAAGAGCCGTATTTGAATTCGTCAAACTATGCTGAGTTGTTTAATGATGATATCAAACTATTTATTGATGACACCAACGTTTATCGTGTTACAGTGCATAAGACATATGAGGGGAATGTTGCCACCAAACCGATTAATGGGTGTGTTTTTATCTTAAATCCTAGGAGCGGGCAATTATTCATGAAAATTATTCACAAATCGGTATGGGCTGGGCAAAAGAGATTGGGTCAATTAGCTAAGTGGAAGACTGCAGAAGAAGTTACTGCGTTGATCAGATCTTTACCGAAAGAAGAACAACCCAAGCAGATTATTGTTACTCGTAAGGCTATGATGGATCCATTAGAGGTTCACTTATTGGACTTTCCGAATATCTCACTCAGACCTTCCGAGTTAAGGTTGCCATTTGCTGCTGCCATGTCTATTGATAAATTATCAGatgttgttttaaaagCTACCGAGCCACAAATGGTGCTGTTTAATATGTATGATGATTGGATGGATAGTATTTCTTCTTATACAGCATTTTCTAGGTTGATCTTATTACTAAGAGGCTTGAAAACTAACGAAGAAAGAGCCAAATACATTTTATATAAGGACCCAACAATTACTATAAGACCGCACCATTTATGGCCCTCGTTTTCTGATGAACAATGGATTGAGGTTGAATCCAACATGAGAGACTTAATTTTGGAGGAATACAGCAACAAGTACAATGTTAATATATCCTCTTTGACCCAAACAGAAATTAAAGATCTAATTTTGGGTCAAAATATTAAGGCACCATCAGTAAGGAGACAGAAGATATTAGAGTTGCAAGAGGCCAAGCAGAAATTGGATGAACAAACCATGGCTGTTGCAGATACCGCGATGAAAACGAAAAGTGTTAATGCACAAGGTGAAGAGATTGTGGTTGTTGCTTCTTCGAACTATGAAACACAaacattttcttcaaaGAATGAATGGAGGGCACGTGCTATTTCAAATTCGTTGTTATCTTTAAggttgaaaaatatttttgtttcatcAACAACATTTGTCGATCAAAAGAACGTTTATATTTTGcctaaaaatttattgagCAAATTTATAGAAATATCAGATTCTAGATCACAAATTGCTGGTTTACTTTACGGCTTGTCGCCCTCCCCCGAACAAAATATGATTAAGGAGATAAGAACTATAGTTATGCTACCTCAAATAGGAAATGAATTGTCTGTTAATGTGTCCAGGAAATTGCCAACAAAATCAAGGGTCCTTGAAGGAATGGAGTTGCTAGGTTGGGTACACACGCAATTTAGTGAATTTAAGTTTATGACTCCCTCTGAGATTTCTACTCATTCTCAGCTTTTCAGTAGTGGTGGTACTGGTGGTTGTATTGatctttctattttttccaCTTCTGGTAGCTTGTCGTTGTCTGCTTATACTTTATCTGAAAAGGGGTTTGAGTGGGgattacaaaataaagcTATACATGATACTGATCCAGATGGATTTGAGCCAAGTTACAGCCAGTATGCTCAATTGTTGTTATCCGACCGTATTATTGGTAATTTTGTGGTTCCTGACAATGAGTTATGGAACTATGCTTTTATGGGGTCGAATTTCAATCCGGACGtgaaatataatttaaaaattgatgTTCCAATAGGTTTTTATGCTGAATTACATCGTGCTATTCATTTTACTCAATTCAATGAATTTGTTGGTGATGATTTAGAGGCCAACCAAGAAGATTTGTTTGATTAGTTTACAGGgggtttttgtttttgtttttgtaagtattattgttaattaGATGTGTATAATGTGTTTAGTAAGTGTTATTTTGATGTAAACTGATAGTTTGATTGATTGATGTGTTGAAAAGGGCTTTTTAtatagtaattttttttttttttttttttttttttttttacccctttataaaaatagttgTTTTTCGTTCTGGTAGGCCACTCAACTTGTTTGCTTGTGTGTTTTTGAAGCGTATTTTTGGCCTTAAGCAAGcaaataattatttgttcTGTTTAATTGTACTTTAAGCGTTTCGAAATCAAATGGAActttaaaagttaaaaaaaatacatcaGCCATCCAACATCTATAAAACTcataattaaaaagttttttttttttttttttttcctgtttTTGTAAGGTTAGAAgggaaaaaagttaaatttttcacaCTTGAATCATTTAAGTAACAGTTTAGAACTTCCATGAATACAACAACCATTAATAAGAGCCACGATGATGGTAACAAATCTATTCAAAATTTGATATTGAATAAATTCCCAACCAAAGatgatttaattaataaaggTATTTGGAAAGgtgatatatataaaccAATATATTCATTAGATATGGAAAATAGTGGTGAAGAGGGGAATATTAGAGGATGGGTTTGGAAAACTTTATTGTTGAATAGTATTATAGATGACGAAGagattattagtagtaacaTAACTAGTAATATTGCATCTTCATTACCATCTCCATCACCTCCTCCTATCTCTACAGATACTGCTTTGAATAGAAAAATTAGTAGAATTCAaacacaaaaaagaaaattatatatgaatggtaatattattaatccAAATGGTACTAATAGtgctattaataataaacgaATTAATAGTATAGCAAATGATTATAGtactaatagtaacaataatcaCAATGATGTAGAGAATGATAGTGATGTTGATTACGACTTTCATAATGCTATCAATAGTAAGAACAAGAATAATAacgacaacaacaacaacaacaataataataataataataataataataataataataatagaagcATTAGTAGTAATAGCGGATTTGTCATGTTGGATGAATTGAAACCGCTTCCCACTACTTTTGAAAACACTCGCTGTGAAGAAATCATAGAGAATGATGTTCGTGCCAGTGCTAATAACACCATTGGTAAcactaaaaaaagattattaaCACCAATGTCTACGGAGTCAGACCCACTGTTAAACAACAAAGGTATATTTAACAAGaccaacaacaatgacGATGCTGACGAAATCAACAGTAACAACTTGGAACACCAGTTGGAAATTATTAAGCTAGATACCAACAGATTATTACTATatgatatttataaatCTATACCGATTCAACAGGATAttcaattaatattatacaaTTACTTAATTTACAATAGAACCACATATAAACAGGGCTTTCACGAGATAGTAGCAATTATATACCACCATTTAGATTATTCTGACAAGTTATCaacattaaatattttcaataaatttatggTTGAGGGTGGTATcagtttgtttttcaacGAAAGCGAGTTGATCaactggaaaaaaaacaaatttgaGCCATTGTTATCCTTTTGTGTTCCTAGCATATATGATtcaattttgaaaaactttaaaCTGGACAACACAGTGTGGTTAATCAGGTGGTGTagattgatttttattagagAATTAGATTTAAATAAGGAAGTCTTACCCATTTGGGatcattttttaactttcaAATACAATTTACTGGACTTGATGAGTACCACCATCATTCTACTATTAGTTTTAAtcagtaaaaaaataatttgttattgtGATGACCAGAGTGATTTAATTGATGTTTTATTGCATTACGAGGAGAACAATGCGTTACATAACACTATTTCTATAGTTGAATTAATGAAATATAGTGGTATGTTATGTGAAATCATACAAAATGGTAGAACAAATACTTCCAGCTACAATAAGTTTGATAGGAAAACCATACAGCACCTAAGggatattattagaattttTAGCGATGTGTATTTACAAGATATGGAATGGTCACAGATGATGAATACTGTGGTTGATTCCAACAGGTTAAAGAcacaacaaaaattaaaagacaGGATCAAAtccaaaatgaaaaaataagcACTTGATGTAGCATATCTGATCGAAATATTAACAgtaatataataacaaaaaaaaaaaaaaaaaaaaaaaagaaaaaaaaaaattatatatatatatttcttatcATTTCATTAAAGTAGTCATTATATAcgtatatacatatatatatataatatttatttccaaagctataccaaaaaaaaagggggaaaCTAATCAATTAGAGTCCTCAATTATTTCTTACCTTGGTTAGCAACGGCAGCGGCaccagcagcagcagcttCTGGGTCCAAGTAGTAAGATGGTTTAGTTGGTTTCAATTGGTTGTCTAATTCGTAGACCAATGGAATACCAGTTGGAATGTTCAACTTGGCAATGTCAGC
This window contains:
- the CDC23 gene encoding anaphase promoting complex subunit CDC23 (similar to Saccharomyces cerevisiae YHR166C | CDC23 | Cell Division Cycle) encodes the protein MDHYQVYEIKNNLRKSSIELSKWKLIQSAKWSSEALHGIISFDQEEGQEYKKDHDDYSENCSVDLLSKFNIPPSPNTLFTKNFADTASNKTNNKNEEQYTSITNKGTADIPLTQEEEDLYQYASSLFDCREFDRCVSVLSKAKHPRLIFLKLYTTYLSWDKKSQENLENDLLPNTTSNSINNVSNKESTSTRETSTNSRGGNPSNNNNINLRFGTSSIRNYYASSNDDEQNQIFYKQEQCSTAMGNSGLKVNIPSILKELDTTLERILTANDDDASNKKGQTTPRVSSSSALIRKKDKIGLALLYYLQGILLKLQDSQAKALHSFLTSVKLYPYNWTCWSEILDCLSRADEASLLLHHLNREMDPNNVMLHFFKVVLFQEFCKSNTDDYNLNEEFLSDLNYLLTLFPNFAFIKSKQALINYEYMDYINAEQIFDDIVKRDPYRLEDLDTYSNILYVMQKFSKLAYLAQMTSNIDRFRPETCCIVGNYYSSKQDHAKAIMYFRRALTLNKNYTNAWTLMGHEFVELKNTHAAIQAYRRAVEINTRDYKAWYGLGQAYELIGRRLYSLYYLQKACSLKPFDKRMWQSLGNCYEKMDKNEKVYDSIKCYERALQLTNLNEYDSMQLSYKLAELNLKIDNMVVCEKYMKKCCKIGELNHSNLYSPELNSARLWLARHEMSNKHYSTAYQYASGVTDGVSKEIEEARNIARECRRILDKD